DNA from Plectropomus leopardus isolate mb chromosome 11, YSFRI_Pleo_2.0, whole genome shotgun sequence:
ATTTAGTGTTGTGTTTGAAGAGCTTAAACTTCTCCTATGTGCTAAGCACGTCAGAGGACTACGGTGGccgacacaaaaatgtgaaaatgtgaatgtcaGACTCTTGTGGAAGAGGAGCCGCTTTGTATGTAGACTAAAGCCACGCTAAGATGAGAACAGCCctacaaaaacaggaaaaatctTTTCcatgtaatgacacaccattaTAGAACACCATGTGCAGCCGTGATTCACCGCTCTCACAGGACCCACGCATTGCCTATTTACACGGTGACAGTAGGGGTGGCATTTCGAAAATATTACACTTTGGAACCAGGTTACAAAAGTTTCGTTTTCAGGTCCCCAAAACACTTTTGTCATGTGGCAAAAGTGCAGCAAAAGTTTTcagtttcatgcaagaactttTGCTGTGTAAACAGCCCCTTAAACAACTTAATCTCTTGTGACAAAAGCaggattcttattttcaggtgattatacatcaataaaaacacagttctgAATATTATACACCTTTTCtaccaatagatgcccctaaatgcTGGACACTGGACCTTGAAGTTGAAACAATTAGTCAGTTAACAGAAAATATGCAATCAATTTGGTAACtgctttaagttttttaaaaaaaaaaaacaaaacccaaatttaattatttactaAGCTCCTCATGCACagagatttgctgcttttttcgTCTTATGAGTTTTTCACAAACCAACcctttattttcatgtaactaTTTGAAAAACCAGCATGCCTGTTGCTGGTGATGGGCTGACCAAAGCCTTCTGCTGCTCCACAACAGATGAACAAATACTTTCTCCCTCATCACCTGAACATCCAATGGAAGCACACAAGTGACTGAACTCTAGATCACAGCCTCAGTCTGTCCTTGTTTCAATAAATTAAAGCATCATGAGTCTCACACTGCAAATCACTGAACTTCACAATCAAGGATACGACTCTTCCTccactttcatttatttaaaccttgTCCGACATTTTTTTAGTGTGCATTTCATGGGGGCGGTCAACATGGTTCTCTGTGATACTGCTGTTCAAATTAAAAAGCACCAAATACGccacaacagacagacagagtcaaAGACCTGAGACAGAAAACGAGAAGGAGTTCGACCGGATTTTAGTAGCCTAGAGACAACTTTTAAATCACAGCAGGTCTCTTTTAGAATAGCTATTAGTTTCTctacatttaaaacacatataaaGGTCTTACAGTTGTATTTTAGACTGCAGGATCATTTTTATACACATCATtggttttgtcactttttaaaaaaaaaaaaactttttacgATTCAAAATGTTTGCCTCTATGTCTGTACAGAACAAagctgctatttttttctttttctcttttggatgttatataaagtatatatatatatgtatatatatatatatatatatatatatatatatatatatatatatatatatatatatatatatatatatatatatatatatatatatatatatatgtgtgtgtgtgtgtgtatatatatatatatatataaagaaatccTTCAGGCTTCAGGTTTGGTATATTATGGTCTCCACTACAGTCCATTTCTTATATCTTcaaactctgtttaaaaaaacaacataaaacaaaacaaaaaaaaaacaaaaaccgtAAGATGATTTAGATataaaagcattttcttttgttaccCCAAAAGGTTTTCTGTAACACTATATTTCgtcattgccttttatttttatgaaatctctctcctgtatttgttttgtggatgtctatattattattattattattattattattattattattattattattaatattattataattattatttggaATGGACACCTTAGCTCGACGTGTGAGTGTGTACTTTCTGCACCCTTTTTGTACTTGTTGTTTAGCACTGCGCCTAGCGTTGCCCTCTAGGTGCGACTCAATCTCAGGTCAAAGTAAAGGCTTTGCTTTCTCCACACATTCTCATCATCGTCCTCTACTTCTCTCAGCTTGTCCCCACCCCCCCACTCCTGTTCCTCCCCACATCCTGTTTGAAGTCCAGTCCTGCCCTCTGTCCTCCCCACTGGCCCCTCACTGACAACATGCTGTACCTGTTTCCTCCCCGGTGCCTCCTTTTGAAGTCAGTGTACGAGATATTTACTTTACACCAGATCTGGCATTTTAACCCATCCATTTCTTGCCTCTTATATCAATAGGGCTAATTGGGTTGCATTGTTTGCCTTAATTATGCCAACCATCTCTCAACCATTTAAAATccgattttgttttttcttcatgacTTTATTGAAACACTCTCAAACGCAATATAACTCCACGTCTGCTTACTTCCCCAAAGGGGAGAACAGGTCTTATTGTTTGTCTTCATAATCACTGCTTCTGAAAACCAAATACAGGATGGGTTAAAGTCCAGGGAAGGGAACACTATTCAATGTCatgagtgggaaaaaaaggtcttaaaatggAGGCTGAAtagcaaaagtgtttttgaaggatttctcctcatctttttttttttttttttttaaatgttgcctggtgactttttttctcccctctctgaagtttttttttctgtaggagtgttatttatttattttttttatttttcttttgtgatatcagtttaaatcactgtatAAATGCCCCATGATTCAGTATAAAGTTGGagttttttgtatgtattttcttTGGTGTCATGAATGGGGGacttcaaaggtttttttttccttcaagtATATATCTACCTcactctttttaaatatatgtatgcgTATGGAAAACAAGTACATCTCACTCTTTCTCATCAGTTTGTAAAGAAACCTCATCATCTGGATAAAACCCACAGGGATCTAGATAAACCTCACAAAGCGGACTAGGACAGGAGATGGAATATCTGTGTTGGAAGTTCAGCCAATCAATTTCAGGCACAGTGACTTTCGAAAAGTAAATTTATACCTTTGAGAATACAAAAGGAGAGAACTTGACTACATTCTGGTTTAGTTGTTtgcagaataaacaaaaactgttcagtATTTCAGTATTTCCCACCAAATTAGAGTTTACGTGTGGAAGTAGCTGACTAggggcatgttttttttaaaatgcatttgtatCTCTTTTCATCATTCTGCCCCCTCACTAAGGCCATGTTTAGACAAGAACGGCCCTACTAATAACAGAAAAGCCTTTCctttgccttttaaaaaaatatgcattcatGTGATAACATTGTGGAAATGATCCTTGTGTAcatggatccacaaaaacaaccaaaaacactgtagtatgcatgccaggccggTAGTTATTGGTGTAACtctgtaatgacacaccatataTGAACACCACGTAAAGCGCGGCCGTgatgtcactgttctcacaggattgGCGCATAGCCAGTTTACGCAGTGACACAAGGGGTGATGTTTTGAAAAGGTTATATTTTAGAACCCATGttaaaaatttgtgtttttaggttcacaaacaacaaatgaaagGCTTAACcgaaacaaaagtttaacgtttcatcAGGAACCTTTGTCGTGTAAATAGACcctaaattcagaggttttgcAAGTCCGTGAACACAGTGCAGGTGGAGCTTTCCatgagtttttcttttcctcagcagcagtttgttactCGCGGGGTGGATAATTTCCATCTGTTTAgaactgatcagatcagatcgatggataagatgagcagctgctgcaagtgaaTGCAAAAATGTAGAACCAGCAGAACGAAttgttaagtttcactttcaatgcgccTGAAGTTCTGCTGCatcgtctgtgcccagagtacacccTGCGCTACCAGACTGGTGCAATCAATAACTGAATTATTGATGAATTGAttaatgaacggtccagctccaaaaatagacaATGTATTTGTAGCAGCAGATTTTTAATTGTGGTGGGCCACCACGAGTAAActaatgtgtgggaaaccctgcatttatatgacaaaatatgacataatgATGTCATCCTATGCTTTAATTAGACTGTATACAGTGTGAAAAGGCTTAGAACGGGTGCCTTATATAGGAAAAGGCAACATCAGCATCAGATATCCCATCTCCACTGACTCCcaacattattattacaatgTCAAATCCTCAAAAGACAGAAACCGTCATTTCCTCAtctaaaatgcatttatataGAAGCCCAAACAGTACACCTGGagaatatttaaaaagggaaaaatgttttattgacatccaaggaaaaaaaatatacttgcTGTTTGCCTGCAGCCTGTAATGCTGCAAGGTTACAGCACAACCCAAACATCCAgatgtcactcacacacagaataTACACTCAGTTATACTAGATCACTGCTGCGAATGTAACAATTCTTTACACAAAAACTTTGTCGAGAAGCAGCAACATGTTTCTACCTTCAGTCCATAAAATGGACAATTTCAATCATTTGTCAGTATTGGAGTagatttcatcttttttttaaccctgtaAACGCTTTGTGATTACATAAACGCCATCACTTCCCCTGTCCAAATCTACCTGCTGAACACTATGATGTTTCAGCTCTAGTAATGGCTAATTTCCACCATATTCTGGCTTTTAAGTCATTTGTAAGTAAAGTCAATACGCCTTTTCTGCCCTGTTTGTACTGCTACTTACACTAATGCTGCTGGTTCAAACCGTCACCTCAGTGGATCTTATattgtcatcaaaaatgttgaGCCTGAAGGTGGCAAAAAGGAGCTTTTACATCTCAAAACTTCTCATTAAAAACCTCACTTCtactcacagcagctgcttgGAGAGTGCTGTCTCAGTGCAAGGGCTTCTGGGCCAGTGGCGTCAAACAGTTTCAACAGTCATGCTCAAATTAAAACCCAAAAGCAATAGAAAAAAGTATCAATAGGCCAATGGGTAACTTCTATTGTAAAACCTGGGTGCTCAATGTAGGTTCTACTGAAGCATTTTATGTGTGCAGGATTTAAGAGAATCAAAGAGCATTTTTCTGACTGCTGCTGAATATCACGTTGGTACAGAAATCACCACTGACAAGCCAACAGCTTGTGTTCTTACTTAACATatctgtgcatttatttttcatcgGTTTGGATGTATGTAAGGATTACATGCAAACTTTTCACTTCTGGGAGTAGACATTACATTGAGCTGTGGTGAGGTGAATTACTGTTGAATGAATAGTTACCATTAAATCACACACCTGTTACAACTACAGCATTTAAAGAAACACGTGGACATGTAGAGGACAGGGATGTTGCATAGATTACGGGTAGTCATGGTGAGGAGTAAACAACATGATTAGAAAAAGATGATAGGACTAAGTTTACAGCTTCACAGTAGTTGCTTTGTTTGCATTACCgaatttaaatatacagtaattaagtggaaaaacaacaacattcaaCTTAGTCATCTTGATCATTTTCATTCTTCTGAATGTTCTTCATGCAAACCTCAGGTTTATGGAGGATGTGTCAGTGCATTCAAACTGCAATAATAAATTTGAGGTTTCTCATTATCATGCCTCTGTTTTTATGATTTGCATTCCTATAGCTTGTGAGGGGGCCTTGGTCTACTGCGTTTCTTTTACGACTTTCACAAAATCTCTGTGTTCATTACCTGACTGGGGAAAAGAAAGAACTGAAACACCTTCACTAgactctgtcttttttcaagCTCTGTATCTGAGGCCTCAAAGTTTTTTCACACCTAGAGCTGAGATGGTgtatttttgacatgccatCTCCAAAATGTGTATCTGAGaaattcttgtattttctttttttcctgaaattttgaataaataaatgaatgagaaaTTTGACTGTTTGctatatttctttctctctgaggCCACAGTTACTGGTCATTCACTGATATGATGTCTGTTTTCTGCGGTGTGAAAGATCTGCTTCGCTGTGACCACTGGCTGCAGAAAGGCCAGTCATCATCATCTCGTCACATGATTTCTCCAGCTTTTTCAGCAGGGTGCATATGATGGTCTGCAGCAGAGGAAGCAGTCTGTCAGCTGAGCTCAGGCTGCCACATGAAGGCACATGGATAAGGGCTGCTCTCCTCTGACCGTGATACAGAGAGCAGTAATACGCAAAATCACACAGGTACCTGAGAGGAGCACAGAAAGTGTTACATCGTATTACTGAGTGTCTGTAATCACAGCCCAGGAACAGAAGCttacccagctagcaatttttggttctaaaaatgttctgagaatggtacaaagCAACCAATGCAATGCTGTAATAATGTTTGCAGCTGTAGTTTTCTgttagttcccagaatgttcttaGAGTTCAGGTAACATTTtctataaacatttaaaaaagttacttttatttttgttaacacATTAATAAAAGAACatctgtaatctcaggcctcaataacatgttctgaatgttgctttgaaaatgttcttcctttgttctcatatAAGACTGtaggaacgttttataaaaaaagaacattctatgatctgtcacctctcaacataaccaaaacatcctcagaatgttgcagtcaTAACGACacatcttagtcagcatttaacctttcTGGATCATAATTTAAATGATCAacttctttgaacattagattgaagtgttttctctaaaacattACTGCATCTTTTAGGTAATGTtggccaatgttgtgggaacgtttccTGCTAGCTAAGTACCTGCCAGCATCTCGTGAATAAATCACATCCAACCCTGCTCGTCTGAGCTCTTTGGCGACGGCCCTCATATTAATGGCTGAGTCCAGTGTCTCTGGTCCTCCGTCTACACAGCAGTGACTTTGAGGACAGAAGCCGCACACGTCCTTGTCTCTGTATCCGCTGTTTTTCCCTGTTTGCTCCAAAATAATGACACTGGAACCTCTGGCTACGCCCAGATGTACAGCAAactaggacacacacacacacacacacacacacacagagtgcaaaATGAGATATTCACCTCCTCAGATAGTGTAATCAGTTATATGTTTCAACACTGAATCCCCATCAGGGCCAGAGATACCAGACAAGATACTGAGGTCATGACCTCTAAAGTTTATCAGGGAGTTTGAAGGATTTTagcaactgtttttgttttcactctaCAAACTAAAACTAACAGGTGGTGGATATTTATGGTTTCAGTTCATGATTGTGTGAATTGAATTCAAGTTATCTGAACTGTTTTGCGATAaggccaccatagatttgttgttttagcaaagttgaAAGTTGAATGAGgatatatttacttatttatttctcagtctctttattaagatacaaacaaagaatacagagaacatgtacgATACATTAGTATGCATGTAGTATTTTTGGATCAGGCTAACGCGTTTGGTTTGGTGCCACATAGCCTTATTTGGAGTGTAGAGTGAAAACATATTATCAGGACATTAGATTATGTACAGCAGATTTCACAACAGACTGGCAGAGGCTAGAGATAGGTATTATGGCAGGATGCACAATTTCGCCATTGGTATTTACAATGGTGAAGGAAGTAATTATCAGGGCATTCAAGTGGGTTGTAGGTGGAGAGAGACGTCAAAATGTGATGTGTCTTCACCAATTAGGGCTTACATGGATGACATGACACTAGAACGGTGCCATGTACAAAGAGGCTATTAGAGAAGGTAAATAAGAACCTCAAATGGGCCAGCATGAAAATCAAGCCAAGTAAATCTGGAAGTATCTCATTATGTCAAGGGAAATTAAATGATAGGAAATTTATCATAGATGATGAGGAAATTCCAACAATTAGGGAAAGGTCAGTGAAGAGCCTTGGTAGGTGGTACAATGTGGATTTGAATGATGTTCAGCAGGTTGTGAAATTTAGAAAAGATGAAGGACTGGATAGAAGAGATGAGTCAGGGCTCCCAGGAAAGTTGAAGTTGTGGTGTTTGCAGTTTGGGTTATTTCCTAGGTTAATGTGGCCACTGTCAATCTATGAAGTCCCAGTATCTGTTGTGGATAGAATGGAAAGGGTGGTTAGCTCATATATTAGGAAGTGGTTAGGCGCTCCCAGGTGTCTAAGTAGTGTGGCATTGTATGAGAAAGGGACACTTCAGCTGCCAGTATCTAGCTTAAC
Protein-coding regions in this window:
- the pgpep1l gene encoding LOW QUALITY PROTEIN: pyroglutamyl-peptidase 1 (The sequence of the model RefSeq protein was modified relative to this genomic sequence to represent the inferred CDS: inserted 1 base in 1 codon), whose amino-acid sequence is MSGSELVLVTGFGPFRXFLVNPSWTAAQGLKLVGLGEGIDVLIREVPVSYIKTQQIIAEIWQTLHPKFAVHLGVARGSSVIILEQTGKNSGYRDKDVCGFCPQSHCCVDGGPETLDSAINMRAVAKELRRAGLDVIYSRDAGRYLCDFAYYCSLYHGQRRAALIHVPSCGSLSSADRLLPLLQTIICTLLKKLEKSCDEMMMTGLSAASGHSEADLSHRRKQTSYQ